The window CCTGGTCTTCGCCACCGAGCGGGGCCTCGTCAAGCGCACCGCCCTCAAGGAGTACCAGAACCTGGGCCAGGCGGGCCTCATCGCCATAAGGCTCCAGGAGGGGGACCGCCTGGTGGGGGTCGCCCTCTCCGATCCCGAGGACGAGGCCATCCTGGCCACCCAAGAGGGCCAGGCCATCCGCTTCCCCCTGGAGGAGGTGCGGGCCACGGGCCGGGACACCCAAGGGGTGATCGGCGTCCGCTTCAAGAAGCCCGAGGACCGCGTGGTCTCCCTGGTGGTGGTGAAGCCCGGGGAGATGGTGGACCTCCTCTCCGTGAGCACCCGGGGCTACGGCAAGCGCACCCCCCTTTCCGAGTACCCCCTCCAGGGCCGGGGCGGGATGGGGGTCATCACCTACGCCGTCTCCACCAAGGTGGGGAGGCTCGCCGCCCTGCTCAAGGTCCGGGGCGGGGAGGACCTCCTGGTCCTCTCCCGTAGGGGCCTCGCCATCCGCACCCCCGTGGCCGAGATCCGGCAGTACTCCCGGGCCACCGCCGGCGTCAGGGTGATGAACCTCCCGGAGGACGACGAGGTGGCGAGCGCCTTCGTGGTGGAGGAGGAAAAGTGATGGAAGAGGTCGTGCTCATCACGGTGCCGAGCGAGGAGGTGGCGAGGACCATCGCCAAGGCCCTGGTGGAGGAGCGCTTGGCCGCCTGCGTGAACATCGTCCCCGGCCTCACCTCCATCTACCGCTGGCAGGGGGAGGTGGTGGAAGACCAGGAGCTTCTCCTCCTCGTCAAGACCACCACCCACGCCTTCCCTAAGCTCAAGGAAAGGGTCAAGGCCCTCCACCCCTACACCGTGCCCGAGATCGTGGCCCTGCCCATCGCCGAGGGGAACCGGGAGTACCTGGACTGGCTTCGGGAGAACACGGGATGACCCCGGACATGCTGGGCTTCCTCCGGGCCCTCCACCAAGAGGGAGCCCGGTTCTTGGTCATCGGGGGGTACGCCCTGGCCTTCTTCGGAAGGCCTCGCTTCACCAAGGACCTGGACCTCTGGGTGGACGCGGAGGAAGCCCCCAGGGTCCTCGCCGCCATCCGCCGCTTCTTCGGGGGGGATGACCTGGGCCTCACCGTGGAGGACCTGGCAAGCCCCGGCGTGGTCCAGCTGGGCTACGCCCCCAACCGCATAGACCTGGTGATCCTGGAAACGCCCCCCTTTGACGAGGCCTTCGTCCGGGCCCTGAAGCACGAGGTGGAAGGGGTCCAAGTCTACGTGGTCCACCCCGAAGACTTCAAGGCCCTCAAGCGAGCCTTTGGGCGGCCCGTGGACCTCAGGGACTTGGAGGAGCTGGAATGAGGGAGATCCGGCCCGTGGCCCGCAGGTTCCCCCTGGACGCGCCCCCCGACGACCGGGCGGAGTGGCGGGAGGTGCCCCTAGAGGAAAGGCTTCGCGCCGTTTGGGAGATGGCCCTTTTTTGGGCGAGGCTTAGGCTCGCCGAGGCGGAAGGGCGGGGGGAGAGGGCGAAGATCGCCATCCACCGCCTCCTCCCCGTGGCGAAGAAGCGCCCTCTAGGGAAGGGGTAGCCCGGCGCGATTTTTGCAACCCTAAGGTTTACAAAATCCCCGCCCCCGTGCTAGCCTGGGGGTAAGGAGGTTCGGCATGACCCAGGTGCGCGAGACCGTGAGCTTCAAGGCGGGGGACGTCATCCTCTACCCCGGGGTGCCGGGGCCGAGGGACCGGGCCTACCGGGTCCTCGAGGGCCTGGTGCGCCTGGAAGCGGTGGACGAGGAGGGGAACGCCCTCACCCTCCGCCTCGTCCGCCCCGGGGGCTTCTTCGGCGAGGAGGCCCTCTTCGGCCAGGAGCGCATCTACTTCGCCGAGGCCGCCACGGACGTCCGCCTCGAGCCCCTGCCGGAAAACCCCGACCCCGAGCTCCTCAAGGAC of the Thermus thermophilus HB8 genome contains:
- a CDS encoding nucleotidyl transferase AbiEii/AbiGii toxin family protein → MTPDMLGFLRALHQEGARFLVIGGYALAFFGRPRFTKDLDLWVDAEEAPRVLAAIRRFFGGDDLGLTVEDLASPGVVQLGYAPNRIDLVILETPPFDEAFVRALKHEVEGVQVYVVHPEDFKALKRAFGRPVDLRDLEELE
- the cutA gene encoding divalent-cation tolerance protein CutA, whose product is MEEVVLITVPSEEVARTIAKALVEERLAACVNIVPGLTSIYRWQGEVVEDQELLLLVKTTTHAFPKLKERVKALHPYTVPEIVALPIAEGNREYLDWLRENTG